In Polynucleobacter sp. es-EL-1, the following are encoded in one genomic region:
- the hemA gene encoding glutamyl-tRNA reductase has product MKLLTLGINHHTAPVAIREKVAFDPEFLQEALHDLRQHLVGANQAGLPEATILSTCNRTEVYCAANDADAASLLHEATFDWLAKTQQLAPSSLEPHVYSLPQSDAVRHAFRVACGLDSMVIGETQILGQMKDAVRTANDAGVLGTYLNQLFQKTFAVAKEVRGSTEIGAHSISMAAASVRLSERIFESIAEQRVLFIGAGDMITLCATHFVARKPKSVAIANRTIERGQELADSISIQDVEAESFKLSELPGRLHEFDIIVSSTASSLPIIGLGMVESALKQRRHKPMVMIDLAVPRDFEPEISRLNDIYLYTVDDLGVMIQTGTSLRQAAVSQAEAIIEDRVGNFMHWMQGRKAVPLIQDIQQQGEYLRQLELDRAMKRLMRGDDPQEVLNAMAQGLTNKFLHGSLHALQHSNGAERDALIKLLPKLFASHSKPEDH; this is encoded by the coding sequence ATGAAGTTGTTGACACTCGGCATCAATCATCACACAGCGCCGGTCGCCATTCGGGAGAAGGTCGCCTTCGATCCTGAATTTCTCCAGGAAGCGTTACACGATCTTCGCCAACATCTCGTTGGCGCGAATCAAGCTGGCTTGCCCGAAGCGACGATCTTGTCAACCTGCAACCGGACTGAAGTCTATTGCGCAGCCAATGATGCTGATGCTGCTAGTCTTTTACATGAAGCCACTTTTGATTGGCTAGCCAAGACCCAGCAACTTGCCCCTAGCAGTTTAGAGCCGCATGTATATTCTCTCCCGCAATCCGATGCTGTACGCCATGCATTCAGAGTTGCCTGTGGTTTAGATTCCATGGTGATTGGTGAAACCCAAATTTTGGGTCAGATGAAAGATGCCGTGCGTACTGCCAATGATGCAGGTGTATTAGGCACTTATCTCAATCAATTGTTTCAAAAAACATTTGCTGTTGCCAAAGAGGTACGCGGCTCAACTGAAATTGGTGCCCACTCGATTTCCATGGCCGCAGCCTCAGTGCGACTTTCCGAACGGATTTTTGAATCTATCGCCGAGCAGCGTGTTTTATTTATTGGCGCTGGCGACATGATCACTTTGTGTGCCACCCATTTTGTAGCACGTAAGCCTAAGAGTGTGGCTATTGCTAATCGTACAATTGAACGTGGACAAGAATTAGCCGATTCGATTTCTATTCAAGATGTTGAAGCGGAATCGTTCAAACTCTCAGAACTTCCTGGCCGACTCCATGAATTTGACATCATTGTTTCGAGCACTGCATCGTCGCTCCCTATCATTGGTCTCGGGATGGTTGAGAGTGCGCTCAAACAGCGTCGCCATAAGCCCATGGTGATGATCGACTTAGCAGTACCCCGTGACTTCGAGCCTGAGATCTCTCGCTTAAATGATATTTATCTATACACGGTGGATGATTTAGGCGTGATGATTCAGACAGGAACATCCTTACGTCAAGCAGCCGTGAGTCAAGCAGAAGCGATCATCGAAGATCGCGTTGGTAACTTCATGCATTGGATGCAAGGTCGTAAGGCTGTTCCTCTCATTCAAGATATTCAGCAACAAGGTGAATATCTTCGTCAGCTAGAGCTTGATCGCGCCATGAAACGTTTGATGCGGGGTGATGATCCACAAGAAGTGCTTAACGCAATGGCGCAAGGCCTTACCAATAAGTTTTTGCATGGCTCATTACACGCCCTGCAGCATTCCAATGGCGCTGAGCGCGACGCCTTGATCAAGCTATTACCCAAGTTATTCGCCTCGCACTCCAAGCCAGAAGACCATTAG